From Populus trichocarpa isolate Nisqually-1 chromosome 19, P.trichocarpa_v4.1, whole genome shotgun sequence, a single genomic window includes:
- the LOC7453580 gene encoding probable arabinosyltransferase ARAD1, whose protein sequence is MANKQLHILSSRSRSPILLFTICLFAFSLLFLLFSLSTRHPSASPYPNTNPNLSLKPETSFVASLEHFLDHKYPTSSSSSSPFPTVSEEDVSRFDDQVFSKERDRFYREPYYPLDLPIRVYLYEMPSKFTYDLLWLFRNTYRNTDNLTSNGSPVHRLIEQHSVDYWLWADLIAPESERLLKSVVRVERQEDADLFYVPFFTTISFFLLEKQQCKALYREALKWVTDQPAWKRSEGRNHIFPIHHPWSFKSVRRYVKNAIWLLPDMDSTGNWYKPGQVFLEKDLILPYVPNVNLCDTKCISESESKRSTLLYFRGRLKRNAGGKIRAKLVAELSGAEGVFIEEGTAGEGGKAAAQIGMRKSIFCLSPAGDTPSSARLFDAIVSGCIPVVVSDELELPFEGILDYRKIALFVSSSDAVQPGWLLKFLKGISLAQIRGMQRNLAKYSRHFIYSSPALPLGPEDLVWRMMAGKLVNIRLHTRRSQRVVKESRSVCACDCKRANFTVPVL, encoded by the exons ATGGCGAACAAACAACTCCATATATTATCTTCAAGATCCAGATCTCCAATCCTCCTCTTCACAATCTGTCTTTTcgctttttctcttctcttcttactcttctctctctccacccGTCACCCATCAGCCTCTCCATACCCTAACACTAACCCCAATCTCTCTCTCAAACCCGAAACCTCCTTCGTCGCTTCCCTCGAGCACTTCCTCGATCACAAATACCcgacatcctcctcctcctcctctccgTTTCCTACAGTTAGCGAAGAGGATGTGTCAAGATTCGACGATCAAGTGTTTTCCAAAGAGCGCGATCGATTTTACAGAGAACCCTACTACCCGTTGGATTTGCCAATTAGGGTTTACCTTTACGAGATGCCGTCCAAATTCACCTACGATTTGCTTTGGCTGTTTAGAAATACTTATAGAAACACTGATAATCTCACCTCTAATGGCAGCCCCGTCCATCGATTAATCGAAcag CATTCTGTTGATTACTGGCTTTGGGCGGATCTGATTGCGCCCGAATCGGAAAGGTTGTTGAAAAGTGTGGTGAGAGTTGAGAGGCAGGAGGATGCGGATCTGTTCTACGTGCCTTTTTTCACAACTATAAGCTTTTTCTTATTGGAGAAGCAGCAATGCAAGGCGCTTTATAGG GAAGCTCTGAAGTGGGTGACAGATCAGCCTGCATGGAAACGATCGGAAGGAAGGAATCACATATTTCCTATTCATCATCCATGGTCTTTCAAATCTGTTCGTAGATATGTCAAAAATGCAATTTGGTTGTTACCAGATATGGACTCCACAGGGAACTG GTACAAACCAGGACAAGTTTTTCTGGAGAAAGACCTAATTCTTCCTTATGTCCCCAATGTGAATTTGTGTGACACCAAATGCATATCAGAAAGTGAATCAAAGAGAAGCACCTTGCTTTACTTTCGTGGGAGGCTTAAAAGAAATGCA GGTGGGAAGATACGTGCAAAACTTGTAGCAGAACTAAGTGGTGCCGAGGGCGTGTTTATAGAGGAGGGGACAGCTGGAGAGGGAGGGAAAGCAGCAGCTCAAATTGGCATGCGCAA GTCCATTTTTTGCTTAAGTCCAGCTGGTGATACACCGTCATCTGCCAGATTATTCGATGCCATTGTCAGTGGTTGCATACCAGTTGTAGTCAGTGATGAATTAGAGTTGCCTTTTGAAGGAATACTTGATTACAGAAAG ATagctttatttgtttcttcCAGTGATGCTGTACAACCAGGTTGGCTATTAAAATTCTTGAAAGGCATTAGCCTTGCCCAAATTCGGGGAATGCAAAGAAACCTTGCCAAG TATTCAAGGCACTTTATTTATTCCAGTCCAGCTCTACCCCTAGGACCTGAAGATTTGGTTTGGAGAATG ATGGCTGGTAAACTGGTGAACATCAGGCTTCACACACGGAGATCACAGCGTGTGGTGAAAGAGTCTAGAAGTGTATGTGCTTGTGATTGTAAACGTGCCAACTTTACAGTCCCGGTTCTTTGA
- the LOC18108295 gene encoding TOM1-like protein 1, with the protein MSDNLMEKVSAFGERLKIGGAEVGRKMSAGMSSMSFKVKELLQGPNQADKLVEDATAETLDEPDWAMNLDICDMIDHEKVSSVELIRGIKKRIMIKNARVQYLALVLLETCAKNCEKAFSEVAAERVLDEMVKLIDDPQTVVNNRNKALLLIEAWGESTSELRYLPVFEETYKSLKSRGIRFPGRDNESLVPIFTPPRSVSAPEVDTSLARQIEYDIPLQSFTAEQTKEAFDVARNSIELLATVLSSSPEQDALQDDLTTTLVHQCRQSQLTVQRIIEKAGDNEALLFEALNVNDEIQKVLSKYEELKAPSVVPVIPEPAMIPVAVEPDSPVNAKEDALVRKPAGSRGGTHGGSNDDMMDDLDEMIFGKKGGGTSQVVHDPKKQQSSKDDLITF; encoded by the exons ATGAGTGACAATTTGATGGAGAAGGTCAGTGCTTTTGGCGAACGCCTCAAGATTGGAGGTGCCGAGGTGGGTCGAAAGATGAGTGCAGGCATGAGCTCAATGAGCTTCAAGGTGAAGGAGCTATTACAAGGTCCTAACCAAGCCGATAAACTTGTCGAGGATGCCACTGCAGAGACGCTTGATGAGCCTGATTGGGCCATGAATCTTGATATCTGTGACATGATCGATCATGAAAAAGTTAGTAGTGTTGAATTGATTCGTGGCATAAAGAAGAGGATCATGATAAAAAATGCTAGGGTACAGTATTTAGCCTTAGTGTTGCTTGAAACATGTGCTAAGAATTGTGAGAAGGCTTTCTCAGAGGTGGCGGCTGAGAGGGTTCTTGATGAAATGGTAAAGTTGATTGATGATCCTCAGACTGTCGTCAATAATAGGAATAAAGCTCTATTGCTCATTGAAGCATGGGGAGAGTCAACCAGTGAACTGCGCTATTTACCTGTTTTTGAAGAAACATACAAG AGTTTAAAATCAAGGGGTATCCGGTTCCCTGGTCGTGACAATGAGAGTTTAGTGCCTATCTTCACCCCACCTCGTTCTGTGTCGGCACCAGAAGTGGATACTAGTCTTGCACGGCAGATTGAGTATGATATTCCTCTGCAAAGCTTTACAGCTGAACAGACAAAGGAAGCATTTGATGTGGCAAGAAACAGCATAGAGCTTCTCGCTACAGTGTTGTCCTCTTCACCTGAACAAGATGCATTACAG GATGATTTGACGACTACTCTAGTCCATCAGTGTCGGCAGTCACAATTGACTGTGCAAAGAATCATTGAGAAGGCTGGAGATAATGAGGCCCTGCTTTTTGAAGCTTTGAATGTGAATGACGAGATCCAGAAAGTTCTCTCCAAGTATGAAGAGTTAAAAGCCCCATCAGTGGTTCCAGTTATACCTGAACCTGCTATGATTCCTGTTGCTGTCGAGCCTGATTCACCTGTTAATGCGAAAGAAGATGCGTTGGTCAGGAAACCTGCAGGTTCACGAGGTGGGACTCATGGAGGGAGCAATGATGACATGATGGATGATCTTGATGAAATGATCTTTGGTAAGAAGGGTGGGGGTACATCCCAAGTTGTGCATGACCCGAAGAAACAGCAATCTTCTAAAGACGACCTCATAACCTTCTAA